A single genomic interval of Seriola aureovittata isolate HTS-2021-v1 ecotype China chromosome 10, ASM2101889v1, whole genome shotgun sequence harbors:
- the mef2aa gene encoding myocyte enhancer factor 2aa isoform X4, producing MGRKKIQITRIMDERNRQVTFTKRKFGLMKKAYELSVLCDCEIALIIFNSSNKLFQYASTDMDKVLLKYTEYNEPHESRTNSDIVEKLRNKGHNDCASPDPDDCFGHSPLMDDHFGKLSEESDLMYKRCGPTALPQQNFSMHVAVPVSNPNAMYQPGGTLGSQSLAAATASLSDSGMLSPPQSSLHRNVGSSGGPQRPTSAGSAGGMLDTTDLSVPSGAGSSPAGNGFVNPRGSPGLLSTPSGNGLGKVMPTKSPPPPGGNMGMGSRKPDLRVVIPPSSKGMMPPLNTQRISSSQSSQPLATPVVSVTTPSLPPQGLVYSGMPTSYNPAEYSLSSAEISSLQGFSSPGLSLGSMSAWQQHQLGQAALNSLVGGGHLPQGSNLSISTSQSINIKSEPISPPRERVTPSGFPPQQPQQGSSRQEVLGRSPADSLSSSCSSYDGSDREDHRPDFHSPLGLGRPPAGSEDRESPSVKRLRMDTWVT from the exons ATGGGGCGGAAGAAGATACAGATCACCAGGATCATGGATGAGAGGAACAGGCAG GTTACCTTCACAAAGAGGAAGTTTGGCCTGATGAAAAAGGCCTATGAGCTGAGTGTACTATGTGACTGTGAGATAGCCCTCATCATTTTCAACAGCTCTAACAAACTGTTCCAGTACGCCAGCACAGACATGGACAAAGTGTTGCTGAAATACACAGAGTACAATGAGCCCCATGAGAGCAGAACCAACTCTGACATTGTAGAG aaattGAGAAACAAAGGCCATAATGACTGTGCTAGTCCTGATCCTGATGACTGTTTTGGGCACAGCCCCCTCATGGACGACCATTTCGGCAAACTAAGCGAAGAGAGTGATTTAATGTACAAGCGCTGTGGT CCCACAGCATTGCCTCAGCAGAACTTCTCCATGCATGTGGCAGTGCCTGTATCCAATCCTAATGCCATGTACCAGCCAGGAGGGACTCTGGGCAGCCAGTCCCTGGCGGCAGCCACAGCCTCTCTGAGTGATAGTGGGATGCTGTCCCCTCCACAGTCCTCTCTGCACAGAAATGTGGGCTCCAGTGGAGGCCCCCAGAGGCCCACCAGTGCAGGAAGTGCAG GTGGCATGCTGGATACCACAGACCTTTCAGTGCCAAGTGGTGCGGGCTCCAGCCCAGCGG GGAATGGTTTTGTTAACCCTAGGGGCTCTCCGGGCCTCCTCAGCACACCCAGCGGCAATGGCCTGGGTAAAGTCATGCCCACCAAGTCTCCACCACCCCCTGGAGGGAACATGGGAATGGGTAGCCGTAAGCCAGACCTAAGGGTTGTTATCCCTCCATCGAGCAAAGGGATGATGCCCCCGCTG aacACCCAGAGGATAAGCAGCTCCCAGTCCAGTCAGCCACTGGCCACTCCAGTAGTGTCTGTCACCACCCCCAGCTTACCCCCACAGGGCCTGGTCTACTCAGGCATGCCCACCTCCTACAACCCTGCTG agtACTCCCTGAGCAGTGCAGAGATCTCTTCCCTACAGGGCTTCAGCTCTCCTGGGCTCTCACTGGGCTCCATGTCGGCATGGCAACAGCATCAACTGGGCCAGGCAGCTCTTAATTCTTTGGT TGGTGGAGGTCACCTACCTCAGGGCTCCAACCTTTCCATCAGCACCAGCCAGAGCATAAACATCAAGTCCGAGCCCATTTCGCCGCCACGGGAGCGTGTCACCCCGTCCGGCTTCCCCCCGCAACAGCCGCAGCAAGGGTCCAGCCGACAGGAAGTTCTGGGACGCTCACCTGCCGACAGCCTCAGCTCCTCTTGTAGCTCATATGATGGCAGCGATCGTGAAGACCACCGGCCAGACTTCCACTCCCCGCTAGGGCTCGGAAGACCCCCTGCTGGCTCTGAGGACAGGGAGAGCCCCTCGGTCAAGCGCTTGCGCATGGACACATGGGTGACATAA